Proteins encoded by one window of Paenibacillus sp. DCT19:
- a CDS encoding DUF3502 domain-containing protein: MGWLSGNQFIEHVWKGTDPELWEKVKEFNAWATRSKASGFTFDSSTVKTEVASIGTVITQYALPLETGSLGPDKILPKFIESLKAAGIDKVIAEKQMQLDEWTQEQN; encoded by the coding sequence AGAACACGTCTGGAAAGGGACTGACCCTGAATTATGGGAGAAAGTAAAAGAGTTTAATGCATGGGCTACGAGATCAAAAGCATCGGGCTTTACTTTTGATTCATCGACAGTTAAGACTGAGGTAGCATCTATCGGAACCGTTATTACTCAATACGCGCTTCCACTTGAAACAGGGAGTTTAGGCCCTGATAAAATCCTGCCTAAATTTATAGAAAGCTTAAAAGCAGCAGGCATTGACAAGGTGATTGCAGAGAAGCAAATGCAGCTTGACGAATGGACGCAAGAACAGAATTAA
- a CDS encoding SDR family NAD(P)-dependent oxidoreductase, with product MENGLVAIVTGAGGGIGRAACLKLSESGFKIVAVDFNTVSGTETVNLIQQRGGESLFLQADVTKEEDVERYTKATVEAYGRIDVFFNNAGVLQNFSLLENLETMEFDRVMNVNVRGSFLGLKKVLSIMNAQGFGSIINTASTAGIRAEHSMSAYTASKHAVIGLTKAAAIEYVRKGIRVNAICPGGVDTALTQSVPTMMQESGYTPEEFPNMRIGRFAEPSEIAEIVDFLASDKSRYITGSIIAVDGGLTL from the coding sequence TTGGAAAATGGGCTAGTTGCTATTGTAACCGGAGCAGGTGGAGGTATTGGCCGAGCTGCATGTCTAAAACTTTCTGAATCTGGATTCAAGATTGTGGCTGTTGATTTCAACACCGTGTCTGGTACAGAAACGGTTAATCTGATTCAGCAACGAGGTGGGGAGAGCCTATTTTTACAGGCAGATGTTACAAAGGAAGAAGATGTCGAACGTTACACGAAGGCTACGGTAGAAGCTTATGGTCGAATAGATGTCTTTTTCAACAATGCCGGAGTTTTGCAAAATTTCTCTTTACTTGAGAACCTTGAAACAATGGAGTTTGACCGGGTGATGAACGTAAATGTACGAGGTAGTTTCTTGGGATTAAAGAAGGTGCTATCAATAATGAACGCACAGGGGTTTGGTTCAATCATTAATACAGCGTCCACGGCAGGAATTCGTGCTGAACATAGTATGTCTGCATATACAGCAAGTAAACATGCCGTTATTGGTTTGACGAAAGCAGCGGCCATTGAATACGTTCGTAAAGGTATTCGCGTGAATGCCATCTGTCCTGGTGGTGTCGATACAGCACTGACACAATCTGTTCCTACGATGATGCAGGAATCAGGCTATACACCAGAAGAGTTTCCTAATATGCGCATCGGACGCTTTGCTGAACCATCAGAGATCGCGGAAATAGTCGACTTTCTGGCTTCAGATAAATCGCGTTACATTACAGGTTCCATCATCGCCGTGGATGGTGGATTAACTCTATAA
- a CDS encoding helix-turn-helix domain-containing protein — protein MRSVQNDERLHNSCKLLLESLQLPICYTWMDDSDEIISYLHEGIQVNPLFNHHSELVGLLKQQVQPLLIPNIHTTPLGESFIVVPLLHDRVMEAIVVMGPTTVISMNNEIINDLLRECDYTVTPEWASYLLQLPLFSTKRLNHIGILVHHLLNGIMLDITDIMEKHFRFEPDSDSSKLAEIVISDRRESFEFSGVFNIEKQLLRSIKNGDKTAFNQMTLTANYDGPGILSNYNQLRRIKNLGIYSIALAARAAIEGGLYPEIAYTLSDLHIQHIEDLREYSAVVAAIGDALIDFVDRVSNSKRKNLSKSIASCQDYIFNHLYENITLSVLAKKVGLQENYLSQLFKKETGVTITQFIQAEKIEEAKKMLELTQLPVTAIAAKLNFYDQAHFIKIFKKHTDSTPKKYRDKNKFNIVNDDEE, from the coding sequence ATGAGATCAGTTCAAAATGATGAGCGGTTACATAATTCATGTAAGTTATTGCTAGAGAGCTTACAACTACCTATCTGTTACACTTGGATGGATGATAGTGACGAAATTATATCTTACCTCCATGAAGGCATACAGGTTAATCCCCTTTTTAACCATCACTCCGAGCTTGTTGGGCTTCTGAAGCAACAAGTTCAGCCTTTGCTTATCCCCAATATTCATACAACTCCTTTAGGAGAATCCTTCATCGTTGTTCCGTTACTTCATGATCGTGTTATGGAGGCAATCGTCGTTATGGGACCTACTACCGTGATCTCCATGAACAACGAAATTATTAACGATCTACTTAGAGAATGTGATTACACCGTAACACCTGAATGGGCTTCTTACTTGCTACAACTACCTCTCTTCTCAACAAAACGTCTTAATCATATCGGAATTTTGGTACACCATCTACTGAATGGAATCATGCTTGATATCACTGATATTATGGAAAAGCATTTTCGATTTGAGCCTGACTCTGATTCAAGTAAACTTGCCGAGATCGTTATTTCCGACCGACGGGAATCATTCGAATTCAGTGGTGTATTTAATATTGAGAAACAGCTGTTAAGGTCTATTAAAAACGGTGATAAAACTGCCTTTAATCAAATGACACTTACAGCTAATTACGATGGCCCTGGTATTCTGTCTAACTATAACCAGTTGCGAAGGATAAAAAATCTTGGTATCTATTCGATTGCACTCGCTGCGCGAGCTGCAATTGAAGGAGGTCTATATCCGGAGATCGCTTATACTCTCAGCGATCTTCATATTCAGCATATCGAAGATCTTCGTGAATACAGTGCGGTAGTTGCTGCCATTGGCGATGCATTAATAGACTTTGTTGATCGGGTTTCTAACAGTAAACGGAAGAATCTCTCCAAGTCCATTGCATCTTGCCAGGATTATATTTTTAACCACTTATATGAAAATATTACTTTATCTGTTTTGGCAAAAAAGGTCGGTTTACAGGAAAATTACTTGTCTCAGCTCTTCAAAAAAGAAACGGGAGTAACGATTACCCAGTTCATTCAAGCAGAAAAAATTGAAGAAGCAAAAAAAATGTTGGAATTAACCCAACTACCTGTTACTGCAATAGCAGCTAAATTGAATTTTTATGATCAAGCCCATTTTATTAAGATCTTTAAAAAACATACAGACTCGACACCAAAAAAATACAGAGACAAGAACAAATTTAACATTGTGAACGACGATGAAGAGTAA
- a CDS encoding sugar ABC transporter permease, producing MMKGRLNDARRTLWKYGSLYLMMLPGVAYLIINNYMPMYGISIAFKDINFAKGIWGSDWNGMDNFKFLFSSSDAFIITRNTILYNAAFIIIGLIVGVGTAILLNEIKNKLAVKFYQSVLLLPYLISMVLVSYLVYSLLSVNVGLMNKTVLPALGIDSVSWYNEPKFWPFILVIVNLWKGIGFSCVVYLAAIIGIDKEYYEAAKLDGASKWQQIRKITVPLITPIIVMMTLLSIGRIFYSDFGLFYQVPMNSGALYSTTNVIDTYVFRALMQLGDIGMSAAAGLYQSVVGFILVILSNYTVRKINKENALF from the coding sequence ATGATGAAAGGCAGACTAAATGATGCAAGAAGGACACTATGGAAATATGGTTCCCTTTACTTAATGATGTTACCCGGAGTTGCTTATCTGATCATTAACAACTATATGCCTATGTATGGAATAAGTATTGCATTTAAAGATATTAATTTTGCTAAGGGGATATGGGGTAGTGACTGGAATGGTATGGATAACTTCAAGTTTTTATTTTCATCGTCCGATGCATTCATTATTACCCGTAATACCATTCTATATAATGCAGCTTTTATTATTATCGGACTTATTGTTGGAGTGGGAACAGCTATTCTCCTGAATGAAATCAAGAATAAGCTGGCAGTCAAGTTCTATCAAAGTGTTTTGCTGCTGCCTTATTTAATTTCTATGGTGCTGGTAAGTTATCTGGTGTATTCGTTACTAAGTGTGAATGTAGGGCTAATGAACAAGACGGTCCTACCGGCCTTAGGCATAGACTCTGTATCTTGGTATAATGAGCCCAAATTCTGGCCATTCATATTGGTCATCGTAAACTTATGGAAGGGTATAGGCTTCTCCTGTGTAGTGTACCTTGCAGCCATTATTGGTATTGATAAGGAGTACTATGAGGCAGCCAAGTTGGATGGCGCTAGTAAATGGCAGCAGATACGTAAGATCACAGTTCCATTAATAACACCAATTATTGTCATGATGACCCTATTAAGTATAGGGCGTATTTTCTACTCAGACTTTGGACTGTTCTACCAAGTGCCCATGAATTCAGGTGCCTTATACAGTACAACTAATGTTATTGATACGTATGTATTTCGCGCACTTATGCAGCTTGGTGATATTGGGATGTCTGCTGCGGCAGGATTGTACCAATCTGTTGTAGGTTTCATCCTTGTCATTCTTTCAAATTATACTGTTCGAAAAATTAACAAAGAAAATGCGTTGTTCTAG
- a CDS encoding carbohydrate ABC transporter permease, protein MAKEERFWHWGSNIILILLSLACICPFLLLVISSLTDEQSIIQQGYSFFPETFSFAAYEYIWQQSSLIFNAYGITIFVTVVGTASSLLITSMLAYPLSRPDLPGGKFVAFLLFFALLFNGGLAPTYIIYTQIFHLKNTLAALIIPGLLMNGFSVLMMRGFFMTTVPASVLESASIDGAREFTIYRKIVLPLSLPILAVVGLLQGLMYWNDWFNGLIYLTDPELYSLQTVMNQLMSNIQFLSNNSSVSSLASGSMQELPTEAFRMAIAVISIAPIMIAYPFLQKYFVKGLALGAVKG, encoded by the coding sequence ATGGCTAAAGAAGAACGTTTTTGGCATTGGGGTTCTAATATTATTTTGATCTTGTTGTCTCTTGCTTGCATATGTCCATTCCTGCTTCTTGTAATATCCTCATTAACTGATGAGCAATCTATTATTCAACAAGGCTATTCCTTCTTCCCGGAGACATTTAGTTTTGCAGCTTATGAATATATATGGCAGCAATCCTCTCTCATTTTTAATGCCTATGGAATCACGATTTTTGTTACCGTAGTTGGAACTGCATCCAGTTTACTTATTACTTCAATGCTAGCTTATCCTCTTTCAAGACCAGATTTGCCTGGTGGAAAATTTGTAGCATTCCTTTTGTTCTTTGCTTTGTTATTCAACGGAGGATTAGCTCCAACTTACATCATATATACTCAAATATTCCATCTGAAAAATACACTTGCAGCTCTCATTATTCCAGGGTTATTAATGAACGGATTCAGTGTACTGATGATGAGAGGTTTTTTCATGACGACCGTACCAGCCTCTGTTTTGGAGTCAGCAAGTATAGACGGGGCTCGAGAGTTTACAATTTATCGCAAAATCGTGTTACCGCTTTCATTGCCTATATTGGCTGTTGTGGGTTTGTTACAAGGACTTATGTATTGGAATGATTGGTTCAATGGTTTGATTTATCTGACGGATCCTGAATTATACAGCTTACAAACCGTGATGAATCAACTAATGAGTAACATTCAGTTCCTTTCCAACAACAGTTCAGTAAGTTCATTGGCAAGTGGCTCCATGCAAGAGCTTCCAACAGAGGCCTTCCGCATGGCTATTGCCGTAATCAGCATTGCTCCCATTATGATAGCCTATCCCTTTCTACAGAAATATTTTGTCAAAGGTTTAGCTCTGGGAGCGGTTAAAGGTTAA